A section of the Salvelinus sp. IW2-2015 linkage group LG7, ASM291031v2, whole genome shotgun sequence genome encodes:
- the LOC111966461 gene encoding short transient receptor potential channel 4-associated protein: MANTEGPEPPRTRRNSNTNILTRIRHGQSSGRAISRGTEISEALLQERDQQAQWHGIPVLLQRLYDSSHLNSDLSQIHSIIKEVSPFLSMEAMSFVTEDRRTVQKSTCPNTYTFDLFGGIDLLVEILMRPTLTTQMNVPKMTDDLVKDCLSVLYNCCICMEGITRSLASRDDFVMFLFTLMSNKKTFLQTATLIEDILGVRKEMIQLEDIPNLPSLVQSFNQQQLANFCRILSVTISEPDMGNDDKHTLLAKNAQQRANPCPSHSEVNQVALLNIPGFIERLCKLATRKVSEASGPSSLLLELQDWYTWLDNALVLDALMQMATEDAEQSSTESSDESSLATSPLRHRLPQSMKIVHEIMYKVEVLYVLCVLLIGRQRNQVHKMLAEFKLIPGLNNLFDKLIWRKQTSSHVLHGQNQNCDCSPEISFKIQFLRLLQSFSDHHENKYLLLKAQELNELSAISLKASIPEVEAFVNTDRNLICDGKKGLLTRLLSVMKKEPAESSFRFWQARAVESFLRGATSYADQVFLLKRGLLEHILFSIIDSGCKSRDVLQSYFDLLGELMKFNIDAFKRFNKYVNTEEKFQMFMTQINSSLVDSNMLVRCIILSLDRFESQIEDVSVVEVLSECSLLSYMARVENRQAFLFRLVNIINVQILTQENVSCLNTSLVVLMLARRRDKLAFCLNALREKEYAEKYPGCLLNNLHNLLRFWQRHYLNKDKDSTCLENSSCISFTYWKETVSVLLDSDPTSLCAIASYIDEAYMDLGRDFLEV; encoded by the exons ATGGCGAACACAGAAGGACCCGAGCCCCCTCGGACTCGAAGAAATAGTAATACAAACATCCTTACAAGGATCAGACATGGACAAAGCTCTGGCCGGGCAATTAGTCGAGGGACAGAG ATATCTGAGGCCCTACTCCAGGAAAGAGACCAACAGGCCCAGTGGCATGGGATTCCAGTGCTGCTGCAGAGACTGTATGACAGCAGTCACCTCAACAGTGACCTCTCCCAGATCCACTCCATCATCAAG GAAGTGTCACCTTTTCTCTCCATGGAGGCTATGTCGTTTGTgacagaggacaggagaacaGTGCAGAAGTCCACCTGTCCCAACACATACACCTTTGACCTCTTTGGAGGCATTGAT TTACTAGTGGAGATTCTGATGAGACCCACCCTCACCACACAGATGAATGTCCCTAAAA TGACTGATGACCTTGTCAAGGATTGTTTAAGTGTTCTGTACAATTGTTGTATATGT ATGGAAGGAATCACAAGAAGTCTGGCATCACGAGATGACTTTGTCATGTTTTTGTTTACACTGATGTCAAACAAGAAAACGTTTTTGCAAACAGCCACATTGATTGAGGACATTCTAGGGGTCAGGAAG GAGATGATCCAGCTGGAGGACATCCCCAACCTGCCAAGTCTGGTCCAGAGCTTCAATCAGCAGCAGCTAGCCAACTTCTGCCGCATCCTGTCAGTCACCATCTCTGAGCCAGACATGGGCAACGATGACAAGCACACGCTGCTGGCCAAGAACGCCCAGCAGAGGGCCAACCCCTGCCCGTCCCACTCTGAAGTCAACCAGG TGGCCCTGCTGAACATCCCGGGCTTCATTGAGCGGCTATGTAAGCTGGCCACCAGGAAGGTGTCGGAGGCCTCGGGGCCATCCAGCCTGCTGCTGGAGCTTCAGGACTGGTACACCTGGCTGGACAACGCCCTGGTGCTGGACGCACTCATGCAGATGGCCACAGAGGACGCCGAGCAGAGCAGCACAG AGTCCTCAGACGAGAGTTCTCTGGCCACCAGCCCTCTCAGACACCGTCTGCCCCAGTCCATGAAGATTGTTCATGAGATCATGTACAAGGTGGAGGTGCTCTATGTGCTCTGTGTGCTACTCATAGGCCGCCAGAGGAACCAG GTTCACAAAATGCTGGCAGAGTTCAAACTGATTCCAGGACTTAACAACCTGTTTGACAAGCTGATCTGGAGAAAGCAAACATCTTCCCATGTCCTCCATGGCCAGAACCAAAACTGTGACTGCAGCCCG GAGATCTCCTTTAAAATCCAGTTTCTACGATTACTCCAGAGCTTCAGCGACCATCATGA gaACAAGTATCTCCTCCTGAARGCTCAGGAGCTGAATGAACTCAGTGCCATCTCTCTGAAAGCCAGCATCCCTGAGGTGGAGGCTTTTGTCAACACAGACAG GAATCTAATCTGTGATGGTAAAAAGGGCCTCCTGACACGGCTACTTTCAGTCATGAAGAAGGAACCGGCTGAATCCTCATTTAG GTTCTGGCAGGCGAGGGCGGTGGAGAGCTTCCTGAGAGGGGCCACCTCCTACGCTGACCAGGTGTTCCTGCTCAAGAGAGGCCTGCTGGAG CACATTCTGTTCAGCATCATAGACAGTGGCTGTAAGTCCAGGGACGTGCTGCAGAGCTACTTTGACCTGCTGGGGGAACTCATGAAGTTCAACATCGACGCCTTCAAGAGGTTCAACAAATACGTCAACACCGAGGAGAAG TTCCAGATGTTTATGACCCAGATCAACAGCTCTCTGGTGGACTCCAACATGCTGGTGCGCTGTATCATCCTGTCCCTGGATCGCTTTGAGAGCCAGATTGAGGATGTGAGCG TTGTGGAGGTGCTGTCAGAGTGCAGTCTGCTGTCCTACATGGCCCGCGTGGAGAACAGACAGGCCTTCCTCTTCAGGCTCGTCAACATCATCAATGTGCAGATACTCACCCAG GAGAATGTGAGCTGTCTGAACACCAGCCTGGTAGTGTTGATGCTGGCCAGGAGGCGGGACAAACTGGCCTTCTGTCTCAACGCCCTGAGGGAGAAGGAGTACGCTGAGAAATACCCCGGCTGCCTGCTCAACAACTTACACAACCTGCTGCGCTTCTGGCAGCGCCACTACCTCAACAAGGACAAGGACAGCACCTGTCTGGAGAAC AGTTCCTGTATATCATTTACCTACTGGAAGGAGACTGTGTCGGTTCTGTTGGACTCAGACCCGACTTCACTATGTGCCATAGCCAGCTACATCGACGAGGCCTACATGGATCTGGGCAGAGACTTTCTGGAAGTGTAA